The genomic segment tgcctgagttgcaggagttcaaaagcagcctggccaatatggcaagacctcatctctataaaaagtaaacaaaaatcagccaggcatcaTAGCACATGCCCGTAGTCTCatctgctctggaggctgaggtgaagactgcttgagcctaggagggcaaggctgcggtgagccaagctcacgccactgcaccctagcctgggagacaggcaagaccctgtctcaaaacagaaacaaaaacaaaaccccacatcACCTGCAAAGCCGTGCTGGGAGCTCAGCCATTTCCCAcaggctttctttttccttgcccCAGTGCCTTCTGGGAGGTTCTCCCCTTCCCCATCATCACGATTTCTCTCATCTTTCACTATGATGCAATTCAATAGGATGAATTCACTGAACtagaaaaggataaaaagaatcTAACCCTATGAAAACTCTGCCTTCAACATAACTCCAGGGAGGTGAATATTATAATCCTGGCACCCCGACATACACTATCCTCTGCACCCCATCCCTGCCCACATCCTCCTTTCTGGACACTTAGACGTCAGGTTCCCCAAGGGCCAGGTTCCAGGAAGAGCACCACGAGTTCCTTAGGAGAACTGGCGCTGCTCCGGCTCCTCTGACAACTGGGGCTGGCACTGTGGGCACCACCAGGTGACCCTCTGGAACCCACCTGGGGGCCCAAACGCCTCCTTCATGACCTGGTGGCCAGCAGGGCACTGTTCTTTCTGGTAGACCTGCGTGTGCTGCGGTCTGCCCTGGAACTTGCCCTGCAGCCAGGCTGTACTGAACTCCACCACGTGATCCACCAGGGCCTCCCGACGCGGGGCACTCAGGGCTGAACCAAGAGAAAGGGGATGGATCCCAGCTCTGTACAAGACTTCATTCTTAATGATGTTCCCTGAAATAAAGCAGGGGAGGGTAAGCGAAGGAGAAAGGACACATGGCAAGATGAAACCACCCACAAAGTTAGCACGGCAGAAGTCAGCTCTTCCACGTCCTGTGGGACCCTGGGCGGCTCCGCGATCTCTGACTCCGCTTCTCTGTCTCTAAATTGGAGTTGACAATTCCTACCTTTAAGGttgctgtgaagatgaaatgaaactCATGCATGGCCCGTCATGGCAAATAGGCTATCAAAAAGGGGTCGGGCATCTGACTGCCTGCACTTGAATCCCAGCTCAAGCAGATCCTACCCACATGACCCTGGCAAGCTCCTCAGTCTCAATTAGCtgcagtttccttatctgtaaggcAGGGATGGCTCACCTGGTTTTTGTGAGCAGTAAATGAGAATTCACTAAAAAACGCCTGAGCACAGTGGCTGGTATGTggagtactcaataaatattaactgttgttattatttaaaatgtcggCCTGGTGccgtagctcatgtctgtaatcccagcactttgagaggcagaggcaggtgaatcacttgaggccaggagttcaagaccagcctcgacaacatcgtgaaccccatctctaccaaaaatacaaaaattagccaggcatggtagcacctgcctgtaatcccagctactcaggtggctgaggtatgagaatcgcttgaactgggaggcagaggttgcagtaatctgagattgtgccactgtactccagcctgggcaacagggcgagactgtctcaaaaaaatttttttttaattaaaaacaaaatgtcaagcatagctaggcacagtggttcaagcctgttatcccagcacttcgggaggcagaggcaggaggatcgcttgagtccacaagttcaagaccagcctgggcaacatagtgagagcctgtctctacaaaaattttaaaagttagtgagacttggtgtcatgcacctgtagtcccagctactcaggaggctgaggtgggaggatcgcttgagccacagaggttgaggctgcagtgggttgtgtctgtgccactgcactccagcctgggcgacagagagagaccctgtgtgaaaaaataaaataaaatgaaataccaagCATAATGCTCGTTATGTAGAACGTGTTTGGGGAGGTGTTATCTTATGATTTTTCTactcctgcctcattctctgtGAAGCCAGCCTCGATCCCTCCTTCCAGAATCAGTAACTCTCGTTGGAATGTTCCAACCATACTCTTTCAGCTCCACCAGGCATTCATAGCAATCTTTCCTAACTCGCAGTGGACTGAGTCTGTGCTTGCTGGGACATTAAACAATGATCTCCTTAAGGAGAGATGGTGAGCGTGACAGAGGTCAAGTGAGTGTCTGTGTGTTTGGAGTGAGCGGGTGAAGGAAATTCTTGCTTTTTCCAAGAGCCTCATAGTCACACTCCTCATTACACACATCGATCTCTCCAGAATTCGTTGACAGAATACCTGGATTCACATCTCAGCTGAACCGTGTACTAGAGATGCgttctctgcttcagtttcctcatctgaaggAAGGGAAACCCACTATAACCATCCTATGGAACAGCACTAAGGACAAAAACGTGTGCCTGGCACATCCGAGCTGCTTGGAAAACACTGGCCATTATTAATTACTACTGTTACTTTATTAGCTCTTGCCACATATACCCAAAAAGCTACTTCCGATGGCTCTTTGCTCCTGAGGGCACAGGGACTCCCATGGTCCTAACATGAAAATGCAAGGCTAGTGCCTGGTGCACCACCAGGCCTTCTCCGACCCTCGTGAGGGGAGGTGAGCAGGCAGCAAAGCCACATGTTGGATATGGAGGTGACTCTGTCACCACCAACTTGCCTGATTGCTTCAGCAGCCAATTTTGGGCACAATTATTCCCCTGCTGTGGGTAATAAGAAAGGCACGCTCTCATAGTTCAGCTAATTAGCTGTTAcatgtatttttgaaattgttCCGCTCTTCTCCCTATCCTGAAATGCTCACGGTTTCActgctcatgccactgcaataGAGAGAGGGAAACTCTTCTTCACTCGTGTCTTGTAAGAACCCAGTGTAGACTGAGTCATCTCTGTGCATCCACCCAAGAGCAGCATCCCTTAGAACATGCACTCACTCCTCTGGTAGCAGCCTGCACGACTTCAGTTCCTACAGACACAGGTCAGGCAcgtcctgtgtgccaggcactgcactgtGCTGTGGAGGGTACAGAGGTGCCCGAGACATGACCCTGCCCTTTAGGAGGCGATGTTCCAGTGCTGCTGGCAGAAGGCTCACAACTGATAACACAGTTAGGGTGTGGATTCTGAAGCCAAGAGACAAGCTAAAAACTGCCTGATCTAATGCCCTCAGTCTAAAAACAAGGGAAGTAAAACAAAGGAGATTAAGCAAGTGGCGCCTCAAGACCAACAGCACTGGCACAACTAGGGTGGGCCTCAGGTCTTGTGACTCCCACAGGAGCGACTTTTCCATGAAGCAAGTCTGTGGACTCACCCCTTTCCCACGAGTCATACCTAGCCCTGAGAAGTATCTCTGGTCCAGCAGCGTATAGCAGACAGGCTGCGCCTGGCCTAGAGCTTCTAAGGCTTGTCCTCGATGGAACTTCTCAGACAGGATGTCACAGGCGGGTGTGACCACGGGGGAAGAGCTCCAAGACATCTGACAATTATAAAATGCCAGGAAGCCACCACCACCAAAGTACAGGACCAACCTGGGAAGAAAGAACAGGTCATATGTACACATCGCTACCACGATATAGTCAGAGCACACTCTGTGGTCAgatcatacacacatacacacatccccACATCTGTTACCACCATATAGTCAGAGCACACTCTGTGGCTGgatcatacacacatacacacatccccACACTCGTTACCACAATGTAGTAAGAGCACACTCTGTGGTCGGATCATACACACATCCCCACACTGTTACCACGATATAGTCAGAGCACACTCTATGGTTGgatcatacacacatacacacatccctgacttacaatggttcacttttaatttttgattttataatggtacaaaatcaatgcacgCTCAGTAAAAGCCATACTTTGAGTACCtataacacctttcttttcagtacagtattcaataaattacatgagatattcaacattttataaaacaagctttgtgttagatgattttgcccaactgtaggctaatgtaattGTTCTGAGCACAAATAAGGTAGGTTAGGCTAAGCCAGGATGTTTGGTAGGCTAGGCATATTAGATGcattttttacttataatttttttttttgagatggagtttcattcttgtcaccaggctggagtgcagtggcactatcttggcttactgcaatctctgcctcctgggtccaggcgattctcctgcctcagcctcctgagtagctgggattacaggtgtataccaccatacctggctaattttttgtacttttagtagagatggggtttcatcatgttggccaggctggtctcaaactcctcacctcaggtgatccacccaccttggcctctaaagtgctgggattacaggtgtgagacaccacacctgacCTAATATTTTCAATACTCCATATACCCTTTCCATATAGAAAGGATATataaagctaattttatttatttatttatttatttggagacagggtctcgctctgttgccgaggctggagtgtagtggcacaatcacagcccactgcagtctcaacctccctggctcaaactaccctcccacttcagcctcccaagtagctgggactacaggtatgcaccaccatacccggttaattttgtttttatttttttgtagaaacagggtcttcgctatgttgcccaggctggtctcttactcCTGGGCACGAgtgaccctcctgtctcagcctcccaaagtgctgggattacagacaggagtcactatgcctggcaagctaatattatttatttcaaagaccAACGAAGTAGATAAAACTCAGGCCAgcctattaaagaaaaaagagacaaagcaaaataaatataaaacatgtaaatgAGAAAAGAGACATAACCAGGTAAACAGAGATTTAAAACTAATGGCATGACACACATTCACTCTATGGCAACATATCTGAAAACCTAGCGGGGAGCCTGCTTCGTGGAGAGCGCTTCAGTGCCTCCAGCTGGTGACTAATCCAGGACTCAGCAAAGGGCAGGCTCCTGATGATGAGAGGTTTGCTGGAGGTTCTAAGaaaagtttcctcatctgaactTCCAAAAATGACCTTCTCATCTTCTGGATTTTTCGGTGTGAATAAAATCCTGGAGCTGCAGTAGCCTTTTGCTGCTGGTCTAAGGACAAAACCAATGTGTGGAAAGTGCAAagccaggagaatcacatgaagtCAGAACCTCGGAGCTGCAACCCCAAAGCCCACCCTCCTTCTGAACTTCCACTCATGTGAGCCCAAAATCTCCGGACCACAGAAGGCCAAAGCATCCTATGGTACCTGCATCATGCCACAAAAAAAAGACTACAGTTCTAAACATTTTTACAAGttataaaacttcagaaaatagaAGTCATGTGACTTTCTCTGGGGGTAGAAGGGACCTTTTTTTTAGTAAAAGGGGAGGCCTATGAGCAACCAAGAAAAATACCCACCATTGACGACATACAAATTTCAAATCCCAAATGCCAACAGGCATCAGAAGCTCAAAGGACAGAGGACAGACTTCAAACAATGCTGGCAACACatgtcacaaaaacaaacagacctTCGGTCCAAAGGCTTTGATAAATTGATAAGAAGTACACAAACAACCTAACATTCATGAGATTTCAGCTCACTAGCACTTTCCTAAGGCCATCAAATGTACAGCCCTAAGCATGTGCATTCCCTCTGAGCAGCAATTACTCCTCTGGGAATTGACACTGAGCATATGATCCTAAACCTAGAGGTTTATGCACAAAATGTTGATCTCAACATTCATAGATTAAAAActggggccaagcatggtggctcacgcctgcaatcccagcattttgggaggcggaggcaggcggatcacttgagaccaggagttccagaccagccagcctgtccaacatcatgccactgcactccagcctgggccaacagaacaagactccgtctcaaaacaaactaaGAAAACTCATCAAGCTGAACACTTAAGATCGGCATTCTattgtatgttaattatatctcaataaaacataaacacacaaacagtATACTTAAAACTGGGAAAATCTTGTCCCTAAACTCAAAGCACACAAGTCAGGAGTCAGGCAGTAAAATGTTCTTCAGGGACAGTCCACTCTCAAGTGCCACATTTTTTGGGAAAATTCTCCCCATCTCCCAGCCACCTCTGGGTGCACAACCCTCTCCTGCGTGCAGACCACGGTCTACTTCCTGTCACTGGTAGATACAGAGGTGGGCTCTCTCCCCAAGACAGCAGGGCCATGGGGGGCAGCCTGGACGTCCTCAGTGTGACCCCACTGCTTAAGTCCCAAACCCCATCAAGCAGGGCCCTATGACTATCAGAGCCCCTGAGAATCAGATGGCCACACCATTACCTCGGGGAAGGGTCCCTCCAGTCCCCCCTCTTGTTGGCTTTCTTGGCTCTGGAGAACTCGTTCACCCAAACGCTGCCAAACAAACCAAAGCTGACGCGCAGCCACCTCCCAGCATCTCCTGCAGGGGCGTCTCCCTCCAAACACTCAGATTCATCCTCTCCCGGGGGGTTGAGCTCTGCAGACTGTGAGGATCCATCAGGCGTCTTTTGCCCACTGGGCTCCCCGGCCTGCTTTGGGTCCACAGCCCCTTCCTTCTGCGCTTCTTTTTGTGGAGGCTCTGGCGGTGGGCTGCTGCCAGgggcctccatttcttcatctggatCAAATCTAAGGAATAATTTCTTTCCATGGACctagaaaaaatgaacagagatcTAAGCCTTACAGACTCAGAGGGGAACGGGCGAATGCAGATATTTATCCTATTGCAAAGGTGTTCCTTCTCGGCCCTCGCGGGGAGCCTTCCCAAATGGAGTCTTGGGGTTCTGCCTTTTGCTCTTTTGCTCCAGTGGTGTGAGCAGTTCGCATGTGGTTTTCAAAGTGACTGGGAGCAAGCAGACTTGGTTGGCAGGAAACTGACCCATGCTAGATGGCAGGACCACCCTGGAGAACCTGAGGGGAATCGCTCCCAATTTTTCCATGCAGTAGCTAAGAAATGAACATAAGTTGTCATTCCTTCATTCCATTCATAATACATTTTCTATGCCAGAAATAAGCAGTGCATGGGAATGCACACACAGAGCAGCTAAAGACAACACACTATAAGCCCGGGTACCCCACGCTACCCCCTCCACCAGTGCATTGGACTTGATAAGAAAACTGTAATCAATAAAAATTAGATAGTGAAACAAAAATTGACCAATGAATCAAATCACCACTGTAAAATGTACAAGGCAAAGGACCCACCTTACCTCACTGAAGAGGATttcagtagaagaaaataaatacagaaaatgtgtgtTAAAGGATGTTCTGGCtgctttgagtttattttctttttttttttttccagatagagtctcgcctagactggagtgcagtggcaccatcttggctcactgtagcccccatctcctgggttcaagcgattctcttgcctcagcttcccaagtagctgggactataggtgaacaccaccacactcagctaatttttatatatttagtacagACCGGGTCTTACCGCATTAGtaaggttggtctcgaactcctgacctcaagtgatctgcctgtcttggcctcccaaagtgttgggattccgggcatgagccaccacacctggcccttgctttgagtttattttcatgTTACACCTCCTGATATGCAGTATGTATGTCTAGATTCTAGGATGTGTCGGTTCTACACAGCCTGAAATTCAGGCTGTCTTTCAAAGAGTATAAGCCAAAGCATCTGGCATTAATACTGGAAATGCCTGTGTTACTTTTTGACCGCTACAGGTCTGTGCTTAAAGATCACTGTTCTCATATGATCTTTAACTTGTTAATTAGCATACAAATTAATCTTGAAATCCTCTACACAAAAGAGCATTACCTTTCGAAATAATCCCAGAATAGCTTATCTGTAAGTCTGAGCACAGATTGTTATTTGCCACATATTAGAAATGGTTTAACtgacctacattaaaaaaaaaaaattgagcaagGATTTAAGTGGGCATAATAGAATCTGctgcagaaaataatttcttggtGTAAATTCACCAATGTTGATATAATTCTGATGAAAATAACTGTCAAATGCCCATGATGATCAAAACATTTACTAGGTCAAAAATATCTAGGTCAAGATGTCCTCATACCCTCTCCAACTATGGCGATTTCTACTGTCCCTCTTTTAGGTTCCTGTGACATTGCAGCCACTTCAGTTCGCTAATCATTAATTAAGCTTATTCAATGTGCCTGGTAGTGTGCTAGGCTCCAAGGGCAAACAGATGAGTAAGGCTCTGCAatagtttgaatgtgttccccaaaaagtATGTGTCAGAAACTTCATCCCCAATGGAACAGTGGTAAGAGATGGCCCCTCTGAAATTAGGCCATAGGGCTCTGAGCTCCCGAATGGAATAACGCCAATTGCAAATGACACGGCAAGATGCCAATGCCATGCCCTTGgactttgcagattccagaactgtgagctcTATAgacttctattgtttataaattacccagtctcaagtattctgtaATAGCAGCAAAAATAGATTACAACAATCTCCAGTGTTCCCTTATCTGTAACATGGGTGAACTTTGAGGACTTTataccaagtgaaataagccagtcaaaaaAACTCCAAATACTGTATAACTGTATAATTCCACTGATACGAGGTAGCTGGGGGAgtaaaattcatagagacagaaagtagaaaggcGATTGCCAGGAGCtgcaggaagggaggaaagggagagttACTGTTCAACAGGTATGGCGTTTCAGCTTGGGGAGATAAAAAAGTTTAGGCAAACTGTTACACAacgtgaatatacttaacattactgaactatatactttaaaatggttaagacagtaaattttgttatgtgtttttcatcacaattttaaaaaaaatttaaaaggcgggcgggcacagtggctcacgcctgtaatctcagcactttgagaggccaaggctggcggatcacgaggtcagtagatcgagaccatggtgaaagcccgtctctactaaaaatacaaaaaaattagccaggcgctgtggcgggcgcctgtagtcccagctattcgggaggctgaggcaggagaatggtgtgaatctgggagatggagcttgcagtgagccgagattgcaccaaggcactccagcctgggtgacagagcgagactccatctcaaaaaaaaaaaaaaaaaaaaaaaatttaaaaggcggtgggggtgggagggggacaAGTATGAAAACAGATACTACAAGAGCATGGAGAAAAGTGtgggtaggccaggcacagtggctcatgcctgtaatccctgcactctggaggccaagataagaggattgcttgagcccaggagttcgagaccagcctgggtaacaaagtgaaacccccatctgtacaaaaaaaaaaaaaaagaaaagaaaagtgtggGTAGAAGCAGAGGTAGCACACAGAAGAAGTCTACAGCATGAGGGGAAGCTGGCAGTTACCTGGGCTGGGCGTCACAAGAAGAGTGGAAGGCAGAGGAGACAGGGAGTCCCCAGCTGAGGGGACACGCCTGAACGCAGAGGCGGAAACCCCATACTGGGAGGGGGAGCTCCTGGTCAGACACAGTAGCTAGGGCATGCGCTGTTAGCACTGCTCCCAACAAACCCGCTATAGGAACCAAAGAGCTCTAAACCCTCGGAGGTTTAGAGGGTTTAAATCAAGAGGAGGAGCAGACAGGAGATACAAATTCCCTCCAGAAGATGAGGAACAGGCACAGGAAGGGTAACTAACGAGGCAGAGCAGAGACCCCTGCTGCAGCAGAGGGGGACCCCAAGGAAGAGAATAGGACCCCAGGGAACCTACCCACCCTGAACCCAGGTGAGCTGGAGACAGGCCCCAGTGCTATGGCAAGAGGTTAAAAATGGAAGGATTGGtcctcatacactgctggagggacgataaaatggtgcagctgctttggaaaacactaCGGAAGACACTAAAAAAGTTAAACGTACTATATggtccagcaatttcactcctaggaaTAGTctcaagagaaatggaaagatatgTCTACACCAATACTTGCACATGAATGCCCACCACAGCATTATCCATAGAAGTCAAAGAGTCGAAACAATccgaatgtccatcaactgatgactGGACATCACTGACTATAAAatgtatgatatggtttggctgtgtccccacccaaatctcatcttgaattttagctcctataattcccgtGTGTTGTTGGGGGGACCcgatgggaggtaactgaatcatgggggtgggttttttcccatgctgttcccatgatagtaaatcttacaagatctgatggttttataaagggcagttcccctgcacatgctctctcttgcctgctgccatgtaagacatgcctttgcttctcctttgccttccaccatgattgtgaggactccccagacatgtggaactgtgattccattaaaactcttccctttataaattacccagtcttggttatgtctttatcagcagcatgagaacagactaatactgtAAACTGGTATCCGGAGTGGGGCACTGTTGTAAAGacaccccaaaatgtggaagcaactttggaactgggtaacaggcagaggttggaacagtctggagggctcagaagaagacaggaaaatgtgggaaagtttggaacttcctagagacttgttgaatggttttgatcaaaatgctgacagtgatatggacaataaggcacaggctgaggtggtttcagacagagatgagaaacttgttgggaactagagtaaaggtgactcttgctgtgctaagagactggtggcattttgcccctgccctagagatctatggaactttgaacttgagagacatgattatggtatctggtgaaagaaattcctttttttttttttgagacagagtcttaccctgtcacccaggctggagtgcagtggcatgatctgggctcacggcatcctctgcctcccagattcaagtgattctcctgcctcagcctcctgagtagctgggactacaggtgactgccaccatgcctggctaatttttgtatttttagtagagacagggtttcaccatattggccaggctggtctcaaactcctgaccttgtgatctacccgcctcgggctcccaaagtgctgggattataggcatgagccaccacgcccagctggtgaaagaaatttctaagtggcaaagcattcaagaggaagcagagcataaaagtttgaaaaatttacagcctgatgatgcagtagaaaagaaaaacccgttttctggggagaaattcaagctggctgcagaaatttgcataaggaaCTAGAAGTCAAATGCTAATCACCAAGCCAACAAAGAAAATGTCTCCAcagcatgtcagagaccttcatggcagcccctcccatcacaggtccagatgcctagaaggaaaaaatggtttcctggggcAGGTCCAGGCCTCATTGCTGTATGCAGCCTAGAggcttggtgccctgtgtcccagcccccccagccatggctaaaaaggGCCAATGCACAACCCAGGCTGCTGCTTCAGcgggtacaagccccaagccttggtggtttacatgtggtgttgagcctgcgggtgCTCAGAAGTTAAGAATAGAGGTTTGGAAACCTTCACCTAGATTTCTGAGGATGTTGGAAACAAcaggatgtccaggcagaggtgtgcccccattgagaacctctgctagggcagtgcagaaggaaaatacaGGGTTAGAGCCCCAGggcagagttcccactggggcactgcctagtagagctgtgagaagagggcgaCTGtgctccagaccccagaatggtgcCAAtgtaaaaggggccaatgtacaactcaggctgctgcttcagagggtacaagccccaagccttggtggtgtacatgtggtgttgagcctgtgggtgcacagaaatTAAGAAtggaggtttgggaacctccacctagatttctgagggtgtatggaaacgcctggatgtccaggcagaggtgtatTACAGGGGTGGAACCCTCATTGAGAAcgtctgctagggcagtgcagaagggaaatgcgGGGTTAGAGCCCCGGtgcagagttcccactggggcactgcctagtaaagctatgagaagagggccactgtcctccagacctcagaatgtagatccactgacagcttgcagcCTGCTCTGGAAAACCCACAGAccctcaatgccagcctgtgaaagcagccaggatgaGGGACTgtaccctacaaagccacagaggcagagctgcccaaggtcgTGGGAGTCTACCTCTTACATCAGCGTGTCCTGGATgagagacatggagtcaaagatcattttggagctttaagatttgactgccttgctggatttcagactcgcatggggcctgtagcccctttgttttggccaatttctcccatttgaaacaggtgtatttacccaatgcctgtacccccattgtatctaggaagtaactaacttgcttttgattttacaggcccaTAGGTGAAAGGaacttgccttttctcagatgagactttggactgtggccTTTTAAAttgatgctgaaatgaattaagacttttggggactgctgggaaggcacGATTGGTTTTAAAGTGTGAGGACATATGCTCTggaaggggctgggggtggaataatatggtttggctgt from the Papio anubis isolate 15944 chromosome 8, Panubis1.0, whole genome shotgun sequence genome contains:
- the NEIL2 gene encoding endonuclease 8-like 2 translates to MPEGPLVRKFHHLISPFVGQQVVKTGGSSKKLQPAGLQSLWLQDTQVHGKKLFLRFDPDEEMEAPGSSPPPEPPQKEAQKEGAVDPKQAGEPSGQKTPDGSSQSAELNPPGEDESECLEGDAPAGDAGRWLRVSFGLFGSVWVNEFSRAKKANKRGDWRDPSPRLVLYFGGGGFLAFYNCQMSWSSSPVVTPACDILSEKFHRGQALEALGQAQPVCYTLLDQRYFSGLGNIIKNEVLYRAGIHPLSLGSALSAPRREALVDHVVEFSTAWLQGKFQGRPQHTQVYQKEQCPAGHQVMKEAFGPPGGFQRVTWWCPQCQPQLSEEPEQRQFS